From the Mangifera indica cultivar Alphonso chromosome 10, CATAS_Mindica_2.1, whole genome shotgun sequence genome, one window contains:
- the LOC123227457 gene encoding uncharacterized protein LOC123227457 isoform X2, protein MEVGGVCGNDGSLKAKSEANLNCEEICGLGRFCEASVERHLASSGGGDDVASDLGTKGIGVSVGEASSNDRLEMEVEGPVAEQSVEKNKKMVGGEDDCDVADEIPLRKVEAVNDEVQNVEIGTGLEESKATMNSTGGKTQVAHMEETVGGAGKEDLERGLLGDNVERGTGMVGSVGSEAQGKGAENGVESSTVLSGTLEREAQVVEEIAMEKKNSLEKELHKNAKQGSELNSAGDDADQVVETQKLGGLDDEIWNPGIETIDAGCLAIGEESSAPPQVVEEDVSMVSEEVLDSKKDTPSNLAVEGISSSSGEKKIPLAEIDDEGTEKDAIINAIPNSLDEQIPVVLVGEVSSDQGGYMCTTIEGMDTDTFDENLSFSLEELQGHVETANGSTEKQCNVCADSTSSFQPTQVVVGEDVAMAEKVHPDFEEPQQLKLEENLCQGTALVGSNVEQVNEIEKEVSNAKLDGLLSSSVSVQNNRDETLCMGTELDTQDSGGDNKISPMDNKEVLNDAKPDISDERKEILSQKHLTKVLMDGDSSENHRNACSDSISTLQAALEAVSGESMTVDDVPKYVNVEVLHPCSSEFDVTLSCSGNEQSFNAEVVCASTEMCNQVMNGGEIVLKYSKQLLDSNVGGLEPAYLYEVDLTVGQEMQVEEQVIDAEQVDLHEPEEMEVEEPDSEHGHTHGAEEKFIKWTTVKAGNLVKSHQASYQLSLEDKGEFDVFDLVWGKVRSHPWWPGQIFDPSDASEKAMKYHKKDCFLVAYFGDRTFAWVDASQLKPFYSHFSQVEKQSNAEVFQNAVSCALEEVSRRVELELACSCIPKDAYDEIRFQIVENTGIRQESSMRDGVDEFASVQSFQPDKLVEYMRALAQSPVSGADRLELVVAKAQLLSFYRLKGYYRLPEFQFCGGLVENSVDAFDFDDKMHATPFSKDDEHVHSAQEIPGTQRSSYHKRKHNLKNSMYPRKERSLSELMSGSLDSLDDDEFGTSRLVSPSSGKRRKVVDSTGDDSLQDVRKTISLAKVSATTSQMPKPSFKIGECIRRVASQMAGSPSILKSNSERLQKFDGDGADISFENFEDLEGKKMILPADYTSLDDLLSQLHLTARDPMKGYSFLNTIICFFSDFRNTIIFSRPVDKAGGKRKRSSHSIFGSPETFEFEDMSDTYWTDRVIQNGSEEQPSGRNGGGYKIVPVELEKPAQKSRRSYSRKQYADGNQDLAPPKPPGYVDENSPAELILNFPEVNCIPSETNLNKIFRRFGPLKESETEIDEETNRARVVFKKCSDAEVASSSAAKFNIFGSMAVNYQISYIISLPFKTSPIATTLGEGYAT, encoded by the coding sequence ATGGAGGTTGGAGGTGTTTGTGGTAATGATGGTAGTTTAAAGGCCAAGAGTGAGGCGAATTTAAACTGTGAAGAGATTTGTGGTCTTGGCAGGTTTTGTGAAGCAAGTGTAGAGAGACATTTGGCAAGTTCAGGTGGTGGGGATGATGTAGCTAGTGATTTAGGTACAAAGGGAATTGGGGTTTCTGTTGGTGAAGCATCATCAAATGATAGATTGGAGATGGAGGTCGAAGGGCCTGTTGCGGAGCAGAGTGTGGAGAAAAataagaagatggttggaggtGAGGATGACTGTGATGTAGCTGATGAAATACCTTTGAGGAAGGTTGAAGCTGTGAATGATGAAGTTCAGAATGTGGAAATTGGAACTGGGCTTGAAGAGTCAAAGGCAACTATGAATTCAACGGGTGGAAAAACCCAAGTTGCTCACATGGAAGAAACAGTGGGGGGTGCTGGGAAAGAAGATCTGGAGAGAGGACTTCTTGGAGATAATGTTGAGAGAGGTACTGGAATGGTTGGTAGTGTGGGTAGTGAAGCACAGGGCAAAGGAGCTGAAAATGGGGTTGAATCTTCTACAGTTTTGTCTGGTACTTTGGAAAGAGAAGCACAAGTCGTGGAGGAAATTGCTATGGAgaagaaaaattctttagaaaaaGAACTGCATAAGAATGCTAAGCAAGGTAGTGAATTGAATAGTGCTGGAGATGATGCAGATCAAGTTGTGGAGACACAGAAGTTGGGGGGTTTGGATGATGAAATATGGAATCCTGGTATTGAAACCATAGATGCAGGTTGCCTTGCAATTGGGGAAGAGTCAAGTGCACCACCTCAGGTTGTTGAGGAGGATGTATCGATGGTTAGTGAAGAGGTTTTGGATTCCAAAAAAGATACCCCTAGTAACCTGGCTGTAGAGGGGATTTCTTCTAGTTcaggagaaaagaaaattcctCTAGCTGAGATAGATGATGAAGGAACTGAAAAAGATGCTATTATCAATGCTATCCCTAATTCCTTGGATGAACAAATTCCAGTTGTTCTTGTGGGGGAAGTTTCATCAGATCAAGGGGGATATATGTGTACCACCATAGAAGGTATGGATACTGATacttttgatgaaaatttaagtttttcacTGGAAGAATTGCAGGGACATGTGGAGACAGCCAATGGAAGCACTGAAAAACAGTGCAATGTCTGTGCTGATTCAACATCCTCCTTTCAGCCAACCCAGGTGGTTGTAGGGGAAGATGTGGCAATGGCCGAAAAGGTGCATCCAGATTTTGAGGAACCCCAACAGTTGAAGCTGGAAGAGAATTTGTGTCAGGGAACTGCTCTTGTTGGTTCAAATGTAGAACAAGtgaatgaaattgaaaaagaagttAGTAATGCTAAATTGGATGGGTTGTTATCTTCCTCTGTAAGTGTTCAGAACAATAGGGATGAGACACTATGTATGGGCACTGAATTAGATACCCAAGACTCTGGCGGAGATAACAAAATTTCGCCCATGGACAATAAGGAGGTTTTAAATGATGCCAAACCAGATATCTCAGATGAAAGGAAAGAGATATTAAGTCAAAAACATCTGACAAAGGTTCTGATGGATGGTGATAGCTCTGAAAATCACAGAAACGCATGTTCGGATTCGATATCTACCCTACAAGCAGCTCTTGAGGCTGTCAGTGGTGAGAGTATGACTGTGGATGATGTTCCAAAATACGTGAATGTAGAAGTTCTTCATCCATGCTCTTCTGAGTTTGATGTTACTCTATCCTGCTCAGGAAATGAACAGAGCTTTAATGCTGAGGTAGTTTGTGCAAGTACAGAAATGTGTAACCAAGTCATGAATGGTGGTGAAATTGTTCTGAAGTACAGTAAACAACTTCTGGATTCCAATGTTGGAGGTCTGGAGCCGGCTTATCTTTATGAAGTTGATTTAACTGTAGGGCAAGAGATGCAAGTTGAAGAACAAGTTATTGATGCTGAACAGGTTGATTTGCATGAACCAGAGGAAATGGAAGTTGAAGAACCAGATAGTGAACACGGTCATACGCATGGAGCAGAGGAGAAATTTATTAAATGGACAACTGTGAAGGCAGGGAACTTAGTCAAATCCCATCAAGCTAGTTATCAGTTGTCGCTGGAGGATAAAGGAGAGTTTGATGTGTTTGATTTGGTCTGGGGTAAAGTGAGGAGCCATCCATGGTGGCCTGGACAGATTTTTGATCCTTCTGATGCATCTGAGAAGGCGATGAAGTATCATAAGAAGGACTGTTTTCTGGTTGCATATTTTGGGGATCGAACATTCGCGTGGGTTGATGCATCCCAGCTAAAGCCCTTCTATTCACATTTCTCCCAGGTAGAGAAGCAGAGCAATGCAGAAGTATTTCAGAATGCTGTCAGTTGTGCTCTAGAAGAAGTGTCTAGACGCGTGGAGTTGGAGCTAGCTTGCTCTTGCATACCAAAGGATGCTTATGATGAAATCAGGTTCCAAATTGTTGAGAATACCGGAATCCGACAAGAGTCGAGTATGAGAGATGGAGTGGATGAATTTGCGAGTGTTCAATCTTTTCAACCAGATAAATTAGTTGAGTACATGAGAGCATTAGCACAGTCTCCAGTTTCTGGGGCTGACCGACTAGAGCTTGTTGTAGCTAAGGCTCAATTGTTGTCCTTCTATCGTTTAAAGGGATATTATCGGCTACCTGAATTCCAATTTTGTGGAGGGTTGGTGGAAAATAGTGTGGATGCTTTTGACTTTGATGACAAGATGCATGCAACTCCTTTTAGTAAGGATGATGAGCATGTTCACTCTGCCCAGGAGATTCCTGGAACTCAAAGAAGCTCATATCATAAACGTAAACACAATTTGAAGAATAGCATGTACCCTAGAAAGGAGAGAAGCTTGTCTGAGTTGATGAGTGGTTCATTGGATTCTCTAGATGATGATGAATTTGGTACCAGCAGGTTGGTTTCACCATCGTCTGGAAAGAGGCGGAAGGTGGTTGATTCTACTGGCGATGACTCACTACAAGATGTGAGGAAAACTATTTCTCTTGCAAAAGTATCTGCCACGACATCTCAAATGCCTAAACCATCCTTTAAAATTGGTGAATGCATACGTAGAGTTGCCAGCCAAATGGCTGGGTCTCCATCTATCCTGAAGAGTAATAGTGAGAGGTTGCAGAAATTTGATGGAGATGGAGCTGATATTTCATTTGAGAATTTTGAGGATTTAGAAGGAAAGAAGATGATTCTTCCTGCAGATTATACGTCACTAGATGATTTACTATCTCAACTTCATTTAACAGCACGAGATCCCATGAAAGGATACAGTTTTTTGAACACTATTATTTGTTTCTTCTCGGATTTCagaaatacaataatatttagcCGGCCTGTGGATAAAGCAGgtggaaaaaggaaaagatcTTCTCATTCAATTTTTGGGTCTCCAGAaacttttgaatttgaagataTGAGTGACACTTATTGGACAGACAGGGTAATTCAAAATGGCTCTGAAGAGCAACCATCAGGTAGGAATGGTGGAGGGTATAAAATTGTTCCTGTTGAACTGGAGAAACCTGCTCAAAAGAGTCGTAGATCATATTCCAGGAAGCAATATGCTGATGGCAATCAGGATCTTGCCCCTCCAAAACCGCCTGGCTATGTTGACGAGAATTCACCTGCAGAACTTATACTGAACTTCCCTGAGGTAAATTGCATTCCTTCAGAGACAAACCTGAATAAGATATTTAGGCGCTTTGGACCATTGAAGGAATCTGAAACAGAAATTGATGAGGAAACTAACCGTGCTAGAGTGGTTTTTAAGAAATGTTCTGATGCAGAAGTTGCTTCCAGCAGTGCTGCAAAGTTTAATATCTTTGGATCAATGGCTGTAAATTATCAGATCAGCTATATTATATCCCTACCATTTAAAACTTCACCCATTGCCACAACCTTAGGCGAGGGATATGCAACTTGA
- the LOC123227457 gene encoding uncharacterized protein LOC123227457 isoform X1 — translation MEEGQEKDVSVSTDNLEESTVTSSKKVASEIETPVESIVSEVWGSVESCTGDGGSGGEEDIVMEVGGVCGNDGSLKAKSEANLNCEEICGLGRFCEASVERHLASSGGGDDVASDLGTKGIGVSVGEASSNDRLEMEVEGPVAEQSVEKNKKMVGGEDDCDVADEIPLRKVEAVNDEVQNVEIGTGLEESKATMNSTGGKTQVAHMEETVGGAGKEDLERGLLGDNVERGTGMVGSVGSEAQGKGAENGVESSTVLSGTLEREAQVVEEIAMEKKNSLEKELHKNAKQGSELNSAGDDADQVVETQKLGGLDDEIWNPGIETIDAGCLAIGEESSAPPQVVEEDVSMVSEEVLDSKKDTPSNLAVEGISSSSGEKKIPLAEIDDEGTEKDAIINAIPNSLDEQIPVVLVGEVSSDQGGYMCTTIEGMDTDTFDENLSFSLEELQGHVETANGSTEKQCNVCADSTSSFQPTQVVVGEDVAMAEKVHPDFEEPQQLKLEENLCQGTALVGSNVEQVNEIEKEVSNAKLDGLLSSSVSVQNNRDETLCMGTELDTQDSGGDNKISPMDNKEVLNDAKPDISDERKEILSQKHLTKVLMDGDSSENHRNACSDSISTLQAALEAVSGESMTVDDVPKYVNVEVLHPCSSEFDVTLSCSGNEQSFNAEVVCASTEMCNQVMNGGEIVLKYSKQLLDSNVGGLEPAYLYEVDLTVGQEMQVEEQVIDAEQVDLHEPEEMEVEEPDSEHGHTHGAEEKFIKWTTVKAGNLVKSHQASYQLSLEDKGEFDVFDLVWGKVRSHPWWPGQIFDPSDASEKAMKYHKKDCFLVAYFGDRTFAWVDASQLKPFYSHFSQVEKQSNAEVFQNAVSCALEEVSRRVELELACSCIPKDAYDEIRFQIVENTGIRQESSMRDGVDEFASVQSFQPDKLVEYMRALAQSPVSGADRLELVVAKAQLLSFYRLKGYYRLPEFQFCGGLVENSVDAFDFDDKMHATPFSKDDEHVHSAQEIPGTQRSSYHKRKHNLKNSMYPRKERSLSELMSGSLDSLDDDEFGTSRLVSPSSGKRRKVVDSTGDDSLQDVRKTISLAKVSATTSQMPKPSFKIGECIRRVASQMAGSPSILKSNSERLQKFDGDGADISFENFEDLEGKKMILPADYTSLDDLLSQLHLTARDPMKGYSFLNTIICFFSDFRNTIIFSRPVDKAGGKRKRSSHSIFGSPETFEFEDMSDTYWTDRVIQNGSEEQPSGRNGGGYKIVPVELEKPAQKSRRSYSRKQYADGNQDLAPPKPPGYVDENSPAELILNFPEVNCIPSETNLNKIFRRFGPLKESETEIDEETNRARVVFKKCSDAEVASSSAAKFNIFGSMAVNYQISYIISLPFKTSPIATTLGEGYAT, via the coding sequence atggagGAAGGCCAAGAAAAGGATGTTTCTGTTTCTACGGATAATTTGGAAGAGTCTACAGTGACCTCTAGTAAAAAGGTGGCTAGTGAAATTGAAACTCCGGTTGAGTCTATAGTGTCTGAGGTTTGGGGTTCGGTTGAGAGTTGTACTGGTGATGGTGGTTCTGGTGGTGAAGAGGATATAGTGATGGAGGTTGGAGGTGTTTGTGGTAATGATGGTAGTTTAAAGGCCAAGAGTGAGGCGAATTTAAACTGTGAAGAGATTTGTGGTCTTGGCAGGTTTTGTGAAGCAAGTGTAGAGAGACATTTGGCAAGTTCAGGTGGTGGGGATGATGTAGCTAGTGATTTAGGTACAAAGGGAATTGGGGTTTCTGTTGGTGAAGCATCATCAAATGATAGATTGGAGATGGAGGTCGAAGGGCCTGTTGCGGAGCAGAGTGTGGAGAAAAataagaagatggttggaggtGAGGATGACTGTGATGTAGCTGATGAAATACCTTTGAGGAAGGTTGAAGCTGTGAATGATGAAGTTCAGAATGTGGAAATTGGAACTGGGCTTGAAGAGTCAAAGGCAACTATGAATTCAACGGGTGGAAAAACCCAAGTTGCTCACATGGAAGAAACAGTGGGGGGTGCTGGGAAAGAAGATCTGGAGAGAGGACTTCTTGGAGATAATGTTGAGAGAGGTACTGGAATGGTTGGTAGTGTGGGTAGTGAAGCACAGGGCAAAGGAGCTGAAAATGGGGTTGAATCTTCTACAGTTTTGTCTGGTACTTTGGAAAGAGAAGCACAAGTCGTGGAGGAAATTGCTATGGAgaagaaaaattctttagaaaaaGAACTGCATAAGAATGCTAAGCAAGGTAGTGAATTGAATAGTGCTGGAGATGATGCAGATCAAGTTGTGGAGACACAGAAGTTGGGGGGTTTGGATGATGAAATATGGAATCCTGGTATTGAAACCATAGATGCAGGTTGCCTTGCAATTGGGGAAGAGTCAAGTGCACCACCTCAGGTTGTTGAGGAGGATGTATCGATGGTTAGTGAAGAGGTTTTGGATTCCAAAAAAGATACCCCTAGTAACCTGGCTGTAGAGGGGATTTCTTCTAGTTcaggagaaaagaaaattcctCTAGCTGAGATAGATGATGAAGGAACTGAAAAAGATGCTATTATCAATGCTATCCCTAATTCCTTGGATGAACAAATTCCAGTTGTTCTTGTGGGGGAAGTTTCATCAGATCAAGGGGGATATATGTGTACCACCATAGAAGGTATGGATACTGATacttttgatgaaaatttaagtttttcacTGGAAGAATTGCAGGGACATGTGGAGACAGCCAATGGAAGCACTGAAAAACAGTGCAATGTCTGTGCTGATTCAACATCCTCCTTTCAGCCAACCCAGGTGGTTGTAGGGGAAGATGTGGCAATGGCCGAAAAGGTGCATCCAGATTTTGAGGAACCCCAACAGTTGAAGCTGGAAGAGAATTTGTGTCAGGGAACTGCTCTTGTTGGTTCAAATGTAGAACAAGtgaatgaaattgaaaaagaagttAGTAATGCTAAATTGGATGGGTTGTTATCTTCCTCTGTAAGTGTTCAGAACAATAGGGATGAGACACTATGTATGGGCACTGAATTAGATACCCAAGACTCTGGCGGAGATAACAAAATTTCGCCCATGGACAATAAGGAGGTTTTAAATGATGCCAAACCAGATATCTCAGATGAAAGGAAAGAGATATTAAGTCAAAAACATCTGACAAAGGTTCTGATGGATGGTGATAGCTCTGAAAATCACAGAAACGCATGTTCGGATTCGATATCTACCCTACAAGCAGCTCTTGAGGCTGTCAGTGGTGAGAGTATGACTGTGGATGATGTTCCAAAATACGTGAATGTAGAAGTTCTTCATCCATGCTCTTCTGAGTTTGATGTTACTCTATCCTGCTCAGGAAATGAACAGAGCTTTAATGCTGAGGTAGTTTGTGCAAGTACAGAAATGTGTAACCAAGTCATGAATGGTGGTGAAATTGTTCTGAAGTACAGTAAACAACTTCTGGATTCCAATGTTGGAGGTCTGGAGCCGGCTTATCTTTATGAAGTTGATTTAACTGTAGGGCAAGAGATGCAAGTTGAAGAACAAGTTATTGATGCTGAACAGGTTGATTTGCATGAACCAGAGGAAATGGAAGTTGAAGAACCAGATAGTGAACACGGTCATACGCATGGAGCAGAGGAGAAATTTATTAAATGGACAACTGTGAAGGCAGGGAACTTAGTCAAATCCCATCAAGCTAGTTATCAGTTGTCGCTGGAGGATAAAGGAGAGTTTGATGTGTTTGATTTGGTCTGGGGTAAAGTGAGGAGCCATCCATGGTGGCCTGGACAGATTTTTGATCCTTCTGATGCATCTGAGAAGGCGATGAAGTATCATAAGAAGGACTGTTTTCTGGTTGCATATTTTGGGGATCGAACATTCGCGTGGGTTGATGCATCCCAGCTAAAGCCCTTCTATTCACATTTCTCCCAGGTAGAGAAGCAGAGCAATGCAGAAGTATTTCAGAATGCTGTCAGTTGTGCTCTAGAAGAAGTGTCTAGACGCGTGGAGTTGGAGCTAGCTTGCTCTTGCATACCAAAGGATGCTTATGATGAAATCAGGTTCCAAATTGTTGAGAATACCGGAATCCGACAAGAGTCGAGTATGAGAGATGGAGTGGATGAATTTGCGAGTGTTCAATCTTTTCAACCAGATAAATTAGTTGAGTACATGAGAGCATTAGCACAGTCTCCAGTTTCTGGGGCTGACCGACTAGAGCTTGTTGTAGCTAAGGCTCAATTGTTGTCCTTCTATCGTTTAAAGGGATATTATCGGCTACCTGAATTCCAATTTTGTGGAGGGTTGGTGGAAAATAGTGTGGATGCTTTTGACTTTGATGACAAGATGCATGCAACTCCTTTTAGTAAGGATGATGAGCATGTTCACTCTGCCCAGGAGATTCCTGGAACTCAAAGAAGCTCATATCATAAACGTAAACACAATTTGAAGAATAGCATGTACCCTAGAAAGGAGAGAAGCTTGTCTGAGTTGATGAGTGGTTCATTGGATTCTCTAGATGATGATGAATTTGGTACCAGCAGGTTGGTTTCACCATCGTCTGGAAAGAGGCGGAAGGTGGTTGATTCTACTGGCGATGACTCACTACAAGATGTGAGGAAAACTATTTCTCTTGCAAAAGTATCTGCCACGACATCTCAAATGCCTAAACCATCCTTTAAAATTGGTGAATGCATACGTAGAGTTGCCAGCCAAATGGCTGGGTCTCCATCTATCCTGAAGAGTAATAGTGAGAGGTTGCAGAAATTTGATGGAGATGGAGCTGATATTTCATTTGAGAATTTTGAGGATTTAGAAGGAAAGAAGATGATTCTTCCTGCAGATTATACGTCACTAGATGATTTACTATCTCAACTTCATTTAACAGCACGAGATCCCATGAAAGGATACAGTTTTTTGAACACTATTATTTGTTTCTTCTCGGATTTCagaaatacaataatatttagcCGGCCTGTGGATAAAGCAGgtggaaaaaggaaaagatcTTCTCATTCAATTTTTGGGTCTCCAGAaacttttgaatttgaagataTGAGTGACACTTATTGGACAGACAGGGTAATTCAAAATGGCTCTGAAGAGCAACCATCAGGTAGGAATGGTGGAGGGTATAAAATTGTTCCTGTTGAACTGGAGAAACCTGCTCAAAAGAGTCGTAGATCATATTCCAGGAAGCAATATGCTGATGGCAATCAGGATCTTGCCCCTCCAAAACCGCCTGGCTATGTTGACGAGAATTCACCTGCAGAACTTATACTGAACTTCCCTGAGGTAAATTGCATTCCTTCAGAGACAAACCTGAATAAGATATTTAGGCGCTTTGGACCATTGAAGGAATCTGAAACAGAAATTGATGAGGAAACTAACCGTGCTAGAGTGGTTTTTAAGAAATGTTCTGATGCAGAAGTTGCTTCCAGCAGTGCTGCAAAGTTTAATATCTTTGGATCAATGGCTGTAAATTATCAGATCAGCTATATTATATCCCTACCATTTAAAACTTCACCCATTGCCACAACCTTAGGCGAGGGATATGCAACTTGA